The Temnothorax longispinosus isolate EJ_2023e chromosome 12, Tlon_JGU_v1, whole genome shotgun sequence genome includes a window with the following:
- the LOC139823102 gene encoding uncharacterized protein: MRQRYFLCFLWTALTLRGDILVAAEADPAILNGADLPHLQQGRIVNDPRPRLSASQQAQILSDVQQHQQQYRQRPIQDFKNPRVSSFEQAQSSTPYSSLAKYKVDRAKQQLQQLQQQQQQVQQLLQQQQQKIVQQLGTSNFVNGGSGGGSGGVQTPQYQQRQQYQQQQYNQYNQNGFQNLQQDLSQPLFSDQQTVQLQDYLEKQRELELLQKQRQQLLYEQQELRRQQELLRLQQLQRLTSTTPLPSTATSIPITVSTTSSPLLLSSPSARRITPSEADLFLKAIANHQKKYTTTAASTTTTTTQPPPPSRRLITSNAHQETDIPENLLSLLQGQESQLLQQGKPKPQIKVIYQTDKPSTTRQTSSGRSRSSPQSERELLLKQLKLALSQSGDDDDVVRNVTTRDLILPNGKKIQVIHAPNGLSSIASSSTIQTSAIPSSTTTIKPPKALFEELTKGGVLPPGADFEIIRQKSDGRLEEIGKTPIIQNLPAKKVTFVLLEEQPDGSYKVQGIKGNANDKESGTDVESIVEKIKKGELKLPPSSLGPTTQSSTLEHLESSIDPNLIVSTGTSRTPVSSHHSVSTKAATFRPTTVRSTSTRYESKSTTEYIPYVTVSPNSVSTTDKYVTSASSVTGHVYNSLNTSPTKTTLSDHIPRVTTKYSSTRSQFIPTMAPVNEIVTTATTPATYSHHTPNYVYFSKYPSTETSSTSAEEVKTQGSQENLATLLRKEGLFAMAKYLRQSGLDNVLNETGPYTIFVPTDKAFRTLMVQLGGPEKAEQKFHDNPRLLSGLLLHHVIPGAFRIDSLQDEMTGVSLAGTQLRVNEYTMQDHEWNDVKVTAINGARVAPNKRDIEIPQGIAHAVDRVMFPLPVGDLVQTLQADRERRFTTFLRMLHVSGLEDTLTGPKTFTIFAPTDSAFTDASTKNGAPIWTDEDGPEAAKAIISRHVIPTTLYTAGMRYYIQKDTLRPQSPVHIHKNGGRVRVNEAHVLTHNVPATNGVLHAIDGVL; this comes from the exons GGTCGCATTGTGAACGATCCGCGACCTCGTCTCTCGGCTTCTCAGCAAGCCCAGATACTGAGCGATGTGCAACAGCACCAGCAACAGTACCGGCAACGTCCCATTCAAGATTTCAAGAATCCGCGGGTTTCCTCGTTCGAACAAGCACAATCGAGCACGCCGTACTCCTCCCTGGCCAAGTACAAAGTTGATCGAGCGAAGCAACAGTTGCAACAgttgcagcagcagcaacaacaagtGCAACAGCTTctgcaacaacaacaacagaAGATCGTCCAGCAACTCGGTACTTCGAACTTCGTGAACGGTGGCAGCGGCGGTGGCAGCGGCGGCGTGCAAACGCCACAATACCAGCAACGGCAGCAATACCAGCAACAACAATACAATCAGTACAATCAGAATGGGTTCCAAAATCTTCAACAGGACCTGTCACAACCGCTGTTCAGCGATCAGCAGACGGTACAGTTACAGGATTATCTCGAGAAGCAGCGCGAGCTGGAGCTGCTCCAGAAGCAACGGCAGCAGCTGCTGTACGAGCAACAGGAATTGCGCAGGCAGCAGGAACTGCTGCGACTTCAGCAACTCCAGAGGCTCACTTCCACTACGCCACTTCCATCTACCGCGACATCGATCCCGATCACCGTTAGCACCACTTCCTCACCGTTGTTGCTCTCTTCGCCGTCGGCGCGACGTATCACGCCGTCGGAAGCGGACCTTTTCCTTAAAGCAATTGCTAACCATCAGAAGAAGTATACGACGACAGCAGCAAGCACGACTACAACGACCACGCAACCACCTCCGCCATCCAGACGTCTGATTACCTCTAATGCTCATCAGGAGACAGATATACCGGAGAACTTGCTCAGCCTGCTTCAGGGTCAAGAGAGTCAATTGTTGCAGCAAGGTAAACCGAAGCCGCAGATCAAGGTGATCTATCAGACCGATAAACCCAGCACGACGAGACAGACTTCCAGCGGCAGAAGCAGGAGCTCTCCACAGTCTGAGCGGGAATTGTTGCTGAAGCAACTCAAACTCGCTCTATCTCAGTCTGGCGATGACGATGACGTTGTCAGGAATGTCACTACCAGGGATCTGATACTACCGAACGGCAAGAAGATTCAGGTTATTCACGCGCCGAACGGTTTATCATCCATCGCATCGAGTTCCACTATTCAGACGTCAGCTATACCGTCCTCGACGACCACCATCAAGCCTCCGAAGGCGCTCTTCGAGGAGCTGACGAAGGGCGGCGTACTGCCACCGGGCGCCGATTTCGAGATCATCCGGCAGAAGAGCGACGGCAGGCTCGAGGAGATCGGCAAGACGCCGATAATCCAGAATCTACCGGCGAAGAAAGTCACGTTCGTTTTGTTGGAGGAACAGCCGGACGGCAGTTACAAGGTGCAGGGTATCAAGGGTAACGCCAACGACAAGGAGAGTGGCACCGACGTCGAGTCCATCGTCGAGAAGATCAAGAAGGGCGAGCTGAAGCTGCCGCCCAGCTCGCTCGGACCGACCACGCAATCGTCTACGCTAGAACATCTCGAGTCCAGCATCGATCCGAATCTGATAGTGTCCACTGGCACGTCCAGAACGCCGGTATCATCTCATCACTCCGTCAGCACGAAGGCGGCGACCTTCAGACCCACCACCGTCAGATCCACCTCGACCAGATACGAAAG caAGTCGACGACGGAATACATCCCCTACGTCACGGTATCGCCGAACTCGGTGTCTACCACTGACAAATACGTGACCTCGGCGTCCAGCGTCACGGGCCACGTATATAACTCCCTGAACACCAGCCCGACGAAGACAACCCTGTCGGATCACATCCCGCGGGTGACCACCAAGTACTCGTCCACCAGGAGCCAGTTCATCCCAACGATGGCGCCGGTGAACGAGATCgtaacgacggcgacgactcCGGCGACTTACTCGCATCATACGCCGAACTATGTCTATTTCTCCAAGTATCCATCCACGGAGACCTCGTCGACCTCAGCGGAGGAGGTGAAAACTCAAGGTTCGCAGGAGAATCTAGCCACGTTATTGAGAAAGGAAGGCCTCTTCGCTATGGCAAAATACCTGAGGCAGTCGGGACTGGATAATGTGCTGAACGAAACCG GTCCGTACACCATATTTGTCCCTACGGACAAAGCCTTCAGGACGTTGATGGTGCAGCTGGGAGGGCCAGAGAAAGCTGAGCAGAAGTTCCACGACAATCCGAGACTTCTAAGTGGG CTTCTTCTTCACCACGTCATACCAGGAGCCTTCAGGATCGATTCCCTGCAGGACGAGATGACCGGCGTCAGTCTCGCAGGAACGCAATTGCGGGTGAACGAGTACACGATGCAGGATCACGAATGGAACGACgtgaaa GTAACGGCAATAAACGGGGCGCGAGTCGCGCCCAACAAACGGGACATCGAGATTCCTCAAGGTATCGCTCACGCTGTCGACAGGGTCATGTTCCCGCTTCCGGTCGGAGATTTGGTGCAAACTCTGCAAGCCGATCGTGAGAGGAGGTTCACCACATTCCTCAGAATGCTGCACGTATCGGGCTTGGAGGACACGCTCACAG GACCGAAGACGTTCACCATCTTCGCACCAACCGATTCCGCTTTCACCGATGCGTCCACGAAGAACGGCGCTCCAATTTGGACCGATGAGGACGGGCCGGAAGCGGCGAAGGCGATAATCTCGCGGCACGTGATTCCCACGACTCTTTACACGGCCGGCATGAGATATTACATTCAAAAGGACACCCTTCGTCCACAATCACCGGTTCATATCCACAAAAACGGCG GACGAGTACGAGTGAACGAGGCACACGTTCTGACGCATAATGTGCCAGCGACGAACGGTGTGTTACATGCTATCGACGGTGTTCTATAA